In Antennarius striatus isolate MH-2024 chromosome 8, ASM4005453v1, whole genome shotgun sequence, a single window of DNA contains:
- the LOC137600695 gene encoding myeloid-associated differentiation marker-like, which translates to MPVIVLDAKDFTRPLFLVRTLEAISGCITLSLVASLEPSALNENGTNPEHVTTFRIFCMFTWCFFFSLTLLIHILTIIQFHTLIPISWKNLTTTVAVFGMLMSLSASVVFPWIVMDHQNPRPHSVAAAVASSLTLLAYASESYILCTQAHEQRGYMGSTPGLLKILQLWGGCQMIVLIVDVICGPVGEVHGWQLWVSGVSYGTCILMALITLVVILGDFAGRCFLPFNRLLAGFCLIGVMFYMVATVLCFTKTLQLRDLRQITPNKSVELVIMETVVASVTLLAYTVDLAFSIKLLFDRTHA; encoded by the coding sequence ATGCCTGTGATTGTTCTAGACGCAAAAGACTTCACTAGACCCCTTTTTTTGGTGCGCACCCTGGAAGCCATTTCTGGCTGCATCACCCTTAGCCTCGTGGCCTCGCTGGAACCTTCAGCGCTGAACGAAAATGGAACCAATCCTGAACACGTCACCACATTCAGGATCTTCTGCATGTTTACCTGGTGCTTTTTCTTCAGTCTTACCCTCCTCATccacatcctcaccatcatccaGTTTCACACCCTCATCCCAATATCCTGGAAGAACCTGACCACCACAGTGGCTGTCTTTGGAATGCTGATGTCTTTAAGCGCATCGGTGGTTTTCCCTTGGATCGTCATGGATCACCAAAATCCTCGGCCGCACTCTGTCGCAGCCGCCGTCGCCTCCAGTCTCACCCTCCTGGCCTATGCCTCAGAGTCCTACATCCTCTGCACCCAGGCCCATGAGCAGAGAGGGTACATGGGAAGCACGCCTGGTCTGCTCAAGATTCTCCAGCTCTGGGGAGGCTGTCAAATGATAGTCTTGATTGTGGATGTGATCTGTGGACCGGTCGGGGAGGTGCACGGCTGGCAGCTGTGGGTCTCGGGCGTGTCGTACGGGACCTGCATCCTCATGGCTCTCATCACGCTGGTTGTAATCTTAGGGGACTTTGCTGGGCGATGTTTTCTACCTTTTAACAGGCTACTGGCTGGGTTCTGCTTGATCGGGGTGATGTTCTACATGGTGGCCACGGTGCTCTGCTTCACAAAGACACTGCAACTGAGAGACCTCCGACAAATAACCCCTAATAAAAGTGTAGAGCTGGTCATCATGGAAACAGTGGTTGCCAGCGTTACTCTGCTGGCGTATACAGTGGACCTGGCCTTTTCTATTAAGCTACTATTTGACAGGACTCATGCATGA